From Pseudomonas hormoni:
TCCAGCGCAGGAGGGTTGTAAATCCGTGCCACAAGGCATCGGGATGGGATCTTGCGAATCAGTGCGTCGACAGGCCTGCTGCATTCATGAACATGCGCATCAGGCTCGCGACGATGAACAGCGCCACCACGCTGCCGGTCCAGATCATCGCCAGCCAGCCGAGTCGTTGCCACAGCGGTTTTTTCTCTGCGGCTTCGATTTCCTGCAAGGAATGTTTGCCAGCCATCATCGTGATCTCCTCTGAAACGGCGCAGGTCTCAGCCCTGCGCCATTGCCGTGTGCGCTAGTGGTAGCCATCTTCGTGGGTAACCTTGCCGCGGAACACGTAGTAGCTCCAGAAGGTGTAACCCAGGATAAACGGAATGATGAACAGCGTTCCCACCAGCATGAAACCCTGACTCTGCGGCGGTGCGGCGGCGTCCCAGATCGAGATCGACGGTGGCACGATGTTCGGCCACAGGCTGATGCCCAGTCCGCTGTAGCCGAGGAAGATCAGCACCAGGGTCAGCAGGAACGGCGTGTAGTTCGCATTACGGGCCACGGCGCGAATCAGGCCGTACATGGTCACCAGCACCAGAATCGGCACCGGCAGGAACCAGAACAGATTCGGCAGCGTGAACCAGCGAGCGGCGATCTCGGGGTGAGCCAGCGGCGTCCAGATGCTGACGATGCCGATCACTGCCAACACCACGAAGGCCAGCGGCCGCGCCAGGTCATGCATCTGCTCCTGCAACTTGCCTTCGGTTTTCATGATCAGCCAGGTGCAACCGAGCAGCGCATAAGCCACCACCAGCGCGACGCCGCAGAACATCGTAAAGGGCGTCAGCCAGTCCAGTGAACCACCGGCGAACTGACGGTTGACCACCGGCAATCCATCAATGAACGCCCCCAGGGCCACCCCCTGAAAGAACGTCGCGGCGATCGAGCCACCGATGAACGCTTTATCCCAAAGGTGACGCTTGTCGTCCTTGGCCTTGAAGCGGAACTCGAACGCCACGCCGCGAAAGATCAGCCCGATCAGCATGAAAATCAGCGGCAGGTACAGCGCCGAGAGCACCACTGAATACGCCAGCGGGAAGGCGCCGAACAACGCCGCGCCCCCCAGTACCAGCCAGGTTTCATTGCCGTCCCACACCGGTGCGACGGTGTTCATCATCACGTCACGGTCGGTCTTGCCCGGGATGAACGGAAAGAGAATCCCGATCCCCAGGTCGAAACCGTCCATGACCACGTACATCATGATGCCGAAGATGATGATCACGGCCCAGATCAGCGGAAGATCAATACCCATGATTCAAATCTCCTTTTGCAGGCTGGGGTCGTGGTCGGCATCGGCGGAATCGTCGGCTGCGGACAGCGGACGGGCCGGCGTACGTTTCTTGCCTGGACCGCCATCGGGCGTTTCCGCGCCTTCGTCGATCTTCGGCCCTTTGCGCACCAGACGCATCATGTACCCCAAGCCGGCCCCGAACAGCGCGAAATAGACCACGACGAACAGGACCAGCGTAATGCTCATCTGCATGAAGCTGTGATTGGACGACGCGTCTGCCGTGCGCATCAAACCGTAGACCACCCACGGCTGGCGGCCGATTTCAGTGGTAAACCAACCGGCGAGGATCGCGATCAGGCCGGACGGGCCCATCCACAACGCCAGGTACAGGAACGGTCGCGAGGTATACAACCTGTCGCGCTTGCGCAGCCACAGGCTCCACAGACCGGTAAAGATCATCAGCATGCCCAGGCCGACCATGACCCGGAACGACCAGAAAACGATGGTCGAATTCGGCCGGTCTTCAGGCGGGAACTCCTTGAGCGCGGGCAGCTGTTTGTCGAGCGAGTGCGTGAGGATCAGGCTGCCCAGGTACGGGATTTCAACGGCAAATTTAGTCTTCTCGGCTTTCATGTCCGGCCAGCCAAAGAGGATCAGCGGAGTCGGTTCATCGCCGTGGTTTTCCCAGTGACCTTCGATCGCCGCGATTTTCGCCGGTTGGTGCTTCAACGTGTTGAGGCCGTGGAAGTCACCGATGACCGCCTGAATCGGCGCCACGATCAGGGCCATCCACATGGCCATCGAGAGCATGGTGCGGATCGCCGGGTTGTCCTTGCCGCGCAGCAGATGCCAGGCCGCCGAAGAACCGACGAAGAACGCCGTCGCCACGAACGCAGCCGTTGCCATGTGCATCAAGCGGTACGGGAACGACGGGTTGAAGATCACGGCCAGCCAGTCGGTTGGAATGACCTGGCCGTTGATGATTTCGTAACCCTGCGGGGTTTGCATCCAGCTGTTGGAGGCGAGAATCCAGAAGGTCGAGATCAGCGTGCCGATGGCGACCATGACCGTGGCGAAAAAGTGCAGGTTGCGCCCGACCTTGTTCCAGCCGAACAGCATGACCCCAAGGAACCCGGCTTCGAGGAAGAAGGCCGTCAGTACTTCGTAGGTCAGCAATGGCCCGGTCACGGAGCCGGCGAAGTCCGAGAATCGGCTCCAGTTGGTGCCGAACTGATAGGCCATGACCAGCCCGGAGACCACGCCCATGCCGAAGTTGACGGCAAATATCTTCGACCAGAAGTGGTACAGGTCGCGGTAGGTATCGTTATGGGTTTTCAGCCACAGGCCTTCGAGTACCGCCAGGTAACTTGCCAGACCGATGGTGATGGCCGGGAACAGGATGTGGAACGAGATGGTGAACGCGAACTGAATTCGGGCGAGATCAAGCGCCTCCAAACCGAACATAAGTCTTCCTCTGTCAGGTAATACCGGCTGAAGGCTTGCGGCCTGCACCCACTGCCCCCACGGATATGGAGTGTGGCGAATTTGAATTCGTTCTTCTTTTACCAACATCACACGTAGGGAATCTGGCCATCTGGCCGCCGGATCAATTCCAGAAAGGTTTTGATCTGGATCAAGCATGGCTGAAAGAGTAGTCCGGTTTTGGGTGATGGACGGTGTGGTCTTTTGCCGCGTGACAGGTTGCCTCACGGCTTTGGTCATGAACTGTAACAATCCAATGTGGCGAGGGAGCTTGCTCCCGCCGGCCGATCCGCGCCCGGACGCAGTAGTCGTAAAAACGGCTTAAGTGTTGTGACTGTCAATCGAGGTAGCGGATGTCAGGGCCGCTCCGCAGCCCAGCGGGAGCAAGCTCCCTCGCCACAATGGCTCCGTGTATTGCCTACATCGGTGTCTAGCTAACTAAATTTCCCGACCCTGCAACTTCTGGTTACAGGTTGGTGATAATCTCGGGCCTTCCCTCGCTCAAGATCTGCCTCAGATGCCCAGCCAAGCGCCCTTGCTGTTACGTCATCACCGCCCTTTCATTGCGTTCTGGCTGGCTCGGGTGTTTACCGCCAGCGGCTTTCAGATGCTCACTGTCGCCATCGGCTGGAACCTCTATCAGCTGACCGGCAACGTGCTGGATCTGGGCCTGGTCGGCCTGGTGGAATTTGCCCCCCGGGTGCTGTTCATGTTGCACACCGGGCATGTCGCCGATCGCTATGACCGCCGCAAAGTCGCGGCCATCTGTCAGTCACTGCAGGCGTTGATTGCTCTG
This genomic window contains:
- a CDS encoding DUF2474 domain-containing protein, encoding MAGKHSLQEIEAAEKKPLWQRLGWLAMIWTGSVVALFIVASLMRMFMNAAGLSTH
- a CDS encoding cytochrome ubiquinol oxidase subunit I, with amino-acid sequence MFGLEALDLARIQFAFTISFHILFPAITIGLASYLAVLEGLWLKTHNDTYRDLYHFWSKIFAVNFGMGVVSGLVMAYQFGTNWSRFSDFAGSVTGPLLTYEVLTAFFLEAGFLGVMLFGWNKVGRNLHFFATVMVAIGTLISTFWILASNSWMQTPQGYEIINGQVIPTDWLAVIFNPSFPYRLMHMATAAFVATAFFVGSSAAWHLLRGKDNPAIRTMLSMAMWMALIVAPIQAVIGDFHGLNTLKHQPAKIAAIEGHWENHGDEPTPLILFGWPDMKAEKTKFAVEIPYLGSLILTHSLDKQLPALKEFPPEDRPNSTIVFWSFRVMVGLGMLMIFTGLWSLWLRKRDRLYTSRPFLYLALWMGPSGLIAILAGWFTTEIGRQPWVVYGLMRTADASSNHSFMQMSITLVLFVVVYFALFGAGLGYMMRLVRKGPKIDEGAETPDGGPGKKRTPARPLSAADDSADADHDPSLQKEI
- the cydB gene encoding cytochrome d ubiquinol oxidase subunit II; the protein is MGIDLPLIWAVIIIFGIMMYVVMDGFDLGIGILFPFIPGKTDRDVMMNTVAPVWDGNETWLVLGGAALFGAFPLAYSVVLSALYLPLIFMLIGLIFRGVAFEFRFKAKDDKRHLWDKAFIGGSIAATFFQGVALGAFIDGLPVVNRQFAGGSLDWLTPFTMFCGVALVVAYALLGCTWLIMKTEGKLQEQMHDLARPLAFVVLAVIGIVSIWTPLAHPEIAARWFTLPNLFWFLPVPILVLVTMYGLIRAVARNANYTPFLLTLVLIFLGYSGLGISLWPNIVPPSISIWDAAAPPQSQGFMLVGTLFIIPFILGYTFWSYYVFRGKVTHEDGYH